The window GAGCGGGGCGAGTTTGTAGGCCCACTTGTACAGGTCCATGTTGGCGTGCAGGCACCCGGGTTGTTCCATGGCCCGCTGGTTCTCCCGGCTGGGCACCAGGCTGTTCAAGGGCACCGCATCGGGGGTGTAGAAGCGGAAGGCGTCGAAGTGCGAGCACCGGATGCGGTTTTCTTCCACCACCTCATCGGTCCGTTCCGGGCCAAGCCGAAGCCGGAGATACTCGTGCCGGAGTTCGAATTTGTCCTGCCGGTAGACCATGGCCCATTCGTGCAGCCCGAAGCAGCCGTACTGGGCTGGACGCGCCGCTGTCCCGGCCAGGATGATCCCGGCAAACTGCAGGGCCTCCTGCCGGTCCCGGACGAACGTGCCGACGTCCACCGTAACGGCCGTTGAGTCCGACGGCAGGCCGGCGGCAGCGAGCTCACCGCCGTCGGGAATGCGGTAGTACTTCCAGCCGGCGCGCTCGGCGGCGGCGGGACCGGTGAGCACCACGCCGGCCCCGGGGTGCCAGCGCTGCAGCTGCCCGGGTTT is drawn from Micrococcaceae bacterium Sec5.8 and contains these coding sequences:
- a CDS encoding 3-methyladenine DNA glycosylase gives rise to the protein MPPRTSLAPPAELSELHAVKQEDWLPRQAAHQARVRRYADPYLARRSAGTKHPVEDFLFTYYTQKPGQLQRWHPGAGVVLTGPAAAERAGWKYYRIPDGGELAAAGLPSDSTAVTVDVGTFVRDRQEALQFAGIILAGTAARPAQYGCFGLHEWAMVYRQDKFELRHEYLRLRLGPERTDEVVEENRIRCSHFDAFRFYTPDAVPLNSLVPSRENQRAMEQPGCLHANMDLYKWAYKLAPLLPSELVMDCFELSWRIRAMDMQASPYDLSEWGYPAILIETPAGKAEYVHYQREFSAASQGLRQRLLQELTPLLQPVCSGSAPERTEGQP